In Fusobacterium nucleatum, the genomic stretch AATAAAAATGAATTTTAAAGCCAAAGGTTCTGAAAATCAATTACCAACAACTGATATTTTAGGACAATCTATTGGTTTATCTACTTTCTATCCACAATATACAATAAATTCAAAAATAAGAAGAGATTTACCAGCTATATTATCTGTTGGTGCTTCTTATAAAGTAACAGATAATTATTTAGTTTCTACCACTGCAAACTATTATTTTAATCATCAAGCTAAAATGGATAGGGTAACTACTTTTGGTGGGCATAAACATGGTAGAGATTATAAAAATGGTTGGGAAGTAGCCTTTGGTAATGAATATAGATTAAATAATAAATTCACTTTAATTGGAAGTGTCAACTATGCTAATACAGGAGCTAAAAATGCTTCTTTTAATGATACAGAATATGCTTTAAATTCTGTTACATTAGGTGCTGGTATTAGATACAATTATGATGAAACTTTGGCTATTACAGCATCTGTTGCTCATTTTATTTATGAAAAAGAAGAGGGAAATTTTAAAGAAAAATACAAAGTTGATGAGAATCAAAAATATCACAAGCAAATAACTGCTATAGGCTTATCTATTACTAAAAAATTTTAATTAATTTAGGAGTCATTTATGCCAAAGAAAGTTTTGTTTTCAAAAGAACTTATTTTAGATAAAGCATTTGAATTATTTAAAGAAAAAGGAATTGAATCTATAAGTGCTAGAAATGTAGGAAGAATGCTAGATGCTTCCCCTGCACCTATATATAAATCTATTGGTTCTATGAGAAATCTGAAAAAAGAATTAATAAAAAAGGCTAAAGATTTATTTATAGAATACTTAACAAAAAAAAGAACTGGAATAAAATTTCTAGATATAGGTATGGGAATTTCAATTTTTGCTCGTGAAGAAAAACAACTTTTTTTGCAAGTATTTTCAAAAGATAATATTGAAGGCTCACTAATTGATGAATTTTTAAATTTAATTCGTGAAGAAATAAAAAAAGATGAAAGACTTATAAGGATTAATAAAGAAAAACAAGACGAATTATTAGTAAGTTGTTGGGTATTTGCCCATGGACTATCAACTCTTATTGCAACTGATTTCTTTAAAAATCCTACTGATGAATTTATAGAAAATGTGTTAAGGAATGCACCTGCCAAATTATTCTATGAATACATTGAAAAATATTCTAAATAAAAAAGAATATTATTTATTTAGAAAATGATGTTATTGAAAAATTTTCAATAACATCATTTTTTTACTATAAAATAATAAAGAAAAAAGAAGATTGTTTTATCAATCTTCTTTTTAGGGAAATAATAATCTATATACACTAGAGTTAGTGTTGATGTCTAATCATTTGCTTGACAGCCATTAGTGTTCTTCGAGCTCCAAAATGTTCTCTGAATATTAATGGATGTCGCAGCAAATGATATAAAGTGATTTGAGTAGGAGATTAGAATATAACTCTAAGTCCTAATCCTCCTCTTACATTATGACCTTTTGTATCATATCCTGTATTTGCTGTCACTCCATACATTTGGTTATCTAAGCCTACATTTAAGTCAAATTTTACATTGCCTCTTCTATCCTCTTTTTCCCCTCTTAGATTATACCAATCTGCATTTGTGTTTGCTACTCTTGCTTTATTCTTAGCATTTCCTACTCTTCCTAATTCATTTTCATATGCTACTCCTATTGATGTTCTAAATGTCTTAGTTCCATAGTAATGTCTATATACTAATTCTGTTCCTACTTCTGGTTTTACAGAAATATAATCATTAGCTTTTACATTTAATTTTATTTCTCCAGATTTTTCTTTTATCTTAGACACTCTTCCATATTCTAAGTCTAAGGCTGCATAAGGTCTTAATGAAAAATCTTCACTTAATCTGATACTCTTAGCTAATTGATTTTTAACTCCTATTCCATAAATATGATATTTTGCTTTTGCATTAAATATTTCATTTACTACTAAATATTTTCTGTGCATTTTATTATAACCTACAAAAATATCACCTGATATAGTCCAGTTTAAACTATTATTTTCATCAAATGGAATTGATTTAAATAGTCCTACTCTAGCTTGTAATTGTTCTTCTTTTGATCTTCCTATATCTTTAAACTTAAATCTATTATGAACTATACCTGTGTACCAGCCAATTCCTTTACCTAGTTTAATATCTTCATTTTCATGAACATAAGCTACACCATAAGCATAATTTTTATAGTTTATCACTCCAGCAGTATTTGTTTTATATTCTCCT encodes the following:
- a CDS encoding TetR/AcrR family transcriptional regulator is translated as MPKKVLFSKELILDKAFELFKEKGIESISARNVGRMLDASPAPIYKSIGSMRNLKKELIKKAKDLFIEYLTKKRTGIKFLDIGMGISIFAREEKQLFLQVFSKDNIEGSLIDEFLNLIREEIKKDERLIRINKEKQDELLVSCWVFAHGLSTLIATDFFKNPTDEFIENVLRNAPAKLFYEYIEKYSK